One genomic region from Methanonatronarchaeum thermophilum encodes:
- a CDS encoding 30S ribosomal protein S19, with translation MVREEFKYRGYTLEELKEMNLDELKEILPSRARRKIERGLNEEEKKLLEEIRELQDSSEDIVVKTHLRDMIILPEFVTLKIGIHNGNDFEVIRVEPEMIGHFIGEFATTRKDVKHGGPGIGATRSSKYVPLK, from the coding sequence ATGGTTCGTGAAGAGTTCAAATATAGAGGATACACACTTGAAGAATTAAAGGAAATGAATCTGGACGAATTAAAAGAAATACTACCGTCCAGAGCAAGAAGAAAGATAGAGAGAGGCCTTAACGAAGAAGAGAAAAAACTACTCGAAGAAATACGAGAACTACAAGACTCCAGCGAAGACATAGTAGTGAAAACACACCTACGAGACATGATAATACTACCCGAATTCGTAACCCTAAAAATCGGAATCCACAACGGAAACGACTTTGAAGTCATCCGTGTAGAACCCGAAATGATAGGACACTTCATAGGCGAGTTCGCAACAACACGAAAAGACGTCAAACACGGCGGACCAGGTATCGGTGCAACCAGGTCATCAAAATACGTACCACTCAAATAA
- a CDS encoding 50S ribosomal protein L2, with protein MGKRTRSQRSGRGNLYSAPSHKYKTKIGHPSADEDLKGEVIDIEHDPARNAPIARVKFSNNDERLVLVQEGISTGDKIECGTEVEIAPGNTTYLAEIPEGTPVCNVEGKPGDKGKYIRASGTYGILIAHDIGKAIVQLPSGELKWFSPKCKATIGVVAGGGRTEKPFVKAGNKFKKMKAKGGKYPTVRGVAMNAVDHPFGSGRTQTPGRSKSSARGASPGRKAGSIASSRTGKR; from the coding sequence ATGGGTAAAAGAACAAGATCACAAAGAAGTGGACGGGGCAACCTGTATTCAGCCCCCTCACATAAATATAAAACTAAAATAGGACATCCTTCTGCAGATGAAGACCTAAAAGGTGAAGTAATCGATATAGAACACGACCCAGCTAGAAACGCTCCAATAGCCAGAGTAAAATTCAGCAACAACGACGAAAGACTGGTGCTGGTACAAGAAGGAATCTCAACCGGAGACAAAATAGAGTGCGGAACCGAAGTAGAAATAGCTCCAGGAAACACCACATACCTAGCTGAAATACCAGAAGGAACACCAGTCTGCAACGTAGAAGGAAAACCCGGCGACAAAGGAAAATATATCCGAGCATCCGGAACATACGGAATATTAATAGCACACGATATAGGCAAAGCAATAGTACAACTACCATCCGGAGAACTGAAATGGTTCAGCCCAAAATGCAAAGCAACAATCGGAGTAGTCGCAGGCGGCGGCAGAACAGAAAAACCATTCGTAAAAGCCGGTAACAAATTCAAAAAAATGAAAGCAAAAGGCGGAAAATACCCAACAGTTAGGGGAGTCGCCATGAACGCCGTAGACCATCCATTCGGTAGCGGTCGTACACAAACCCCAGGAAGATCCAAGTCCTCAGCAAGAGGCGCATCACCAGGAAGAAAAGCTGGTAGCATAGCGTCAAGTAGGACTGGAAAGAGGTGA
- a CDS encoding 50S ribosomal protein L23: MSIIINPVVTEKATRVMEQNNSLTFIVNIDATKNEVADEIEYMYGVEVENINTMITPQGKKKAIITLSSDYDAEEIAGRIGIF; the protein is encoded by the coding sequence ATGTCAATAATAATAAACCCCGTAGTAACTGAAAAAGCTACAAGAGTAATGGAACAAAACAACTCCCTAACCTTCATCGTCAACATAGACGCAACAAAAAACGAAGTTGCCGACGAAATCGAATACATGTACGGCGTTGAAGTAGAAAACATAAACACAATGATAACTCCTCAAGGAAAGAAAAAAGCAATCATAACCCTTTCTTCCGATTATGATGCAGAAGAGATAGCAGGAAGAATAGGAATATTCTAA
- the rpl4p gene encoding 50S ribosomal protein L4 — MAKVYSTYAEEKGEKDLPDVFKTPYRPDLINKAFLSIQSNKKQPYGSNELSGKRTTAESWGAGRGVAMVPRIKTGRRAALVPQAVGGRRAHPPKKQKDFSKEINKKEKQLALKSAVAATADSDLVKSRGHKIEDSPIIVEDEFQEIKKTKRVSEFLKLMDLWEDVERAKNGTKKRKGSKKVPKSLLIVYDEDKGIYRGARNLPGVDIIDVKNLNIELLAPGGDAGRPTIWTESAIEKAEEVF, encoded by the coding sequence ATGGCTAAAGTCTATTCAACATATGCAGAAGAAAAAGGAGAAAAAGACCTCCCTGATGTATTTAAAACACCATACAGGCCAGACCTAATAAATAAAGCATTCCTATCAATACAGTCAAATAAAAAACAGCCATACGGATCCAACGAACTATCAGGTAAACGTACAACAGCCGAGTCATGGGGTGCAGGACGAGGTGTCGCAATGGTTCCAAGAATCAAAACAGGAAGACGAGCAGCATTGGTGCCACAAGCAGTAGGTGGAAGAAGAGCCCACCCACCAAAAAAACAGAAAGATTTCTCTAAAGAAATAAACAAAAAAGAAAAACAACTTGCCCTCAAAAGCGCTGTAGCAGCAACGGCAGATTCTGACTTAGTTAAGTCACGTGGACACAAAATCGAAGACTCACCGATAATAGTTGAAGACGAATTCCAAGAAATCAAAAAAACAAAGAGAGTTTCAGAGTTCTTAAAACTAATGGACCTATGGGAAGACGTAGAGAGAGCTAAAAATGGAACTAAAAAGAGAAAAGGGAGTAAAAAAGTTCCAAAAAGCCTTTTAATCGTATATGACGAAGACAAAGGCATCTACAGAGGAGCAAGAAACCTACCAGGAGTGGACATAATAGACGTAAAAAACCTAAACATCGAGTTATTAGCTCCAGGTGGAGACGCAGGTCGACCAACAATATGGACCGAATCAGCTATAGAAAAAGCAGAGGAGGTTTTCTAA
- a CDS encoding 50S ribosomal protein L3 produces MVKKNRPRKGSLAYSPRKRAASEVPRVRAYPDIEANRLLGFVGYKAGMTDVVMVDDRPNSVTEGSEISVPATVIETPEVVATRIRGYKETPYGMRPLVEAEAGEFDYIEEEINEGNVDELRVTIQTSPELVSGIPKKKSDIMEIPLGGSMESQAEYSKEILGEPIKVSEIFENGMYVDVSAVTKGKGTEGPVKRWGVKIQGRKAQRKGKGRHIGNLGPWHPTHVRWQVPQTGQKGYHQRTELNKRILMIDDDVSKINPNGGFTQYGEIKNEYLLLKGSVPGPTKRMVRIRDAIRPKGVEGQVELKHVSTESKQGV; encoded by the coding sequence ATGGTTAAGAAAAATAGACCAAGAAAAGGGTCGCTGGCATACAGCCCGAGAAAACGAGCAGCGAGTGAGGTGCCCAGAGTTAGGGCGTATCCAGACATAGAAGCAAACAGGCTTTTAGGCTTCGTAGGTTACAAGGCCGGTATGACCGATGTTGTTATGGTCGATGATAGACCTAATTCAGTGACAGAGGGATCTGAAATATCAGTTCCTGCAACTGTAATAGAGACACCGGAGGTCGTAGCGACCAGAATAAGGGGATATAAAGAAACTCCATACGGAATGAGACCCCTGGTAGAAGCTGAAGCCGGAGAATTCGATTATATTGAAGAAGAAATTAATGAAGGAAATGTTGACGAATTGAGAGTAACAATACAAACATCTCCAGAACTAGTGTCAGGAATACCAAAAAAGAAATCTGATATAATGGAGATCCCTTTAGGCGGATCAATGGAGAGTCAAGCCGAGTATTCTAAAGAGATACTTGGAGAACCTATTAAGGTTTCTGAGATATTTGAAAACGGAATGTACGTCGACGTTTCTGCAGTTACTAAAGGAAAAGGCACAGAAGGTCCCGTAAAGAGATGGGGCGTTAAAATACAGGGTAGAAAGGCACAGAGAAAGGGTAAGGGAAGACATATCGGTAACCTCGGTCCATGGCATCCAACACACGTTAGATGGCAGGTTCCACAAACAGGTCAAAAAGGATATCACCAGAGAACAGAGCTGAACAAAAGAATCCTGATGATAGATGACGATGTTTCAAAAATCAATCCAAATGGAGGATTCACCCAGTACGGTGAAATCAAAAATGAATACCTACTTCTAAAAGGCAGTGTACCAGGACCTACAAAAAGAATGGTTCGAATACGAGATGCAATACGGCCAAAAGGAGTAGAGGGACAAGTTGAATTAAAACATGTCTCTACTGAAAGCAAACAAGGGGTGTAA
- a CDS encoding putative RNA uridine N3 methyltransferase — MKKTAQKLRVLIPSSLTVESRDKKVKTVKIGYVARAAAIFKVDSIRIYRDRAHDESDLIKKVLEYSETPPYLKKKVFGLDDDLRYVGTIPPLQIPSHNVEKETEVGEVREGFVLEKFGDERVGSDYCARVYIGLERPALLANCSDVSENQRITVRTISCDDKIVVEKVPQSEVPLYWGFDVGICDLDTELRMLKERDWSIISTSRKGEVVEPNSINKYLSNRNAIIFGSPDESVNQITDRMDLVDQEINTIPDQGTKTVRTEEAIHSTLTILNLNRK; from the coding sequence ATGAAGAAAACAGCACAGAAGTTAAGGGTACTAATCCCCTCTTCGTTAACTGTCGAGTCTAGAGATAAAAAAGTTAAGACGGTGAAGATCGGGTATGTTGCTAGGGCTGCAGCGATTTTTAAGGTTGATAGTATACGGATATACAGGGATCGGGCTCATGATGAGTCTGATTTGATAAAGAAGGTTCTTGAGTATTCGGAGACTCCTCCATACTTGAAGAAGAAGGTCTTTGGGTTGGATGATGACCTTAGATATGTTGGCACTATACCGCCACTGCAGATTCCGAGCCATAACGTTGAGAAGGAAACTGAGGTTGGTGAAGTCAGAGAGGGGTTTGTGTTAGAAAAGTTTGGCGATGAGAGAGTAGGTTCTGATTACTGCGCAAGGGTGTATATAGGTCTAGAAAGACCAGCCCTTCTCGCTAATTGTAGTGATGTAAGCGAGAATCAGCGCATAACTGTCAGGACTATTTCCTGCGATGACAAAATAGTGGTAGAAAAGGTCCCACAGAGTGAAGTACCCTTGTATTGGGGATTCGATGTAGGTATCTGTGACCTAGATACTGAGCTTAGAATGCTTAAAGAAAGAGATTGGAGTATAATATCCACTTCTAGAAAAGGAGAAGTTGTGGAACCAAACTCCATCAATAAGTATCTTTCAAACAGAAATGCAATTATATTCGGGTCTCCAGATGAAAGTGTAAATCAGATTACGGATAGAATGGACCTTGTTGACCAGGAGATAAACACAATTCCAGATCAAGGTACAAAGACAGTTAGAACAGAAGAAGCAATCCACTCCACATTGACAATATTGAACTTGAATAGAAAGTAA
- a CDS encoding pantoate kinase yields the protein MYCSVWIPGHISGFFEVCIDDCIDRSGSTGVGINLDKGLVVEVDVSRSSETTVDCDGAGRLAILKLLSEVDEEYDVNVCYEYELPVGMGFGMSGAEALGGVLAVSKAIGYPKTVNQLARIAHEAEVELMSGLGDVGAQLYRGVTVNTKPGAPGKNEVDSILVSRDRKVHLLTLDKIETCSVLSDEKLVEKINRSGNDKISRFLEKPTLDNMVKLSREFTNEIEIAPEETMEILNDLDTYGVNASMAMIGQTIFSIESPDILSRFGEVITTGIADRGPIIIELKK from the coding sequence TTGTATTGTAGTGTTTGGATTCCTGGTCATATATCTGGTTTTTTTGAAGTTTGTATTGATGATTGTATTGATAGGTCTGGTTCTACTGGTGTTGGGATAAATTTAGATAAGGGGTTGGTTGTTGAGGTAGATGTTAGTAGGTCGAGTGAGACTACTGTTGATTGTGATGGAGCTGGGAGATTGGCTATTTTGAAGTTGTTGAGTGAAGTTGATGAAGAATATGATGTGAATGTTTGTTATGAATATGAACTTCCTGTTGGTATGGGTTTTGGTATGAGTGGTGCTGAAGCATTGGGGGGTGTGTTGGCTGTTTCTAAAGCGATTGGATATCCAAAAACGGTTAATCAGTTAGCTAGAATTGCTCATGAAGCTGAGGTTGAGTTAATGAGTGGTTTGGGTGATGTTGGTGCGCAACTCTATCGAGGGGTTACTGTTAACACTAAGCCTGGTGCGCCTGGTAAAAATGAAGTTGACAGTATATTAGTATCTAGAGATCGAAAGGTACATCTTTTAACTTTGGATAAGATTGAAACTTGTTCTGTATTGAGTGATGAAAAACTGGTAGAGAAGATAAATAGGTCGGGAAATGACAAAATATCTAGGTTTTTGGAGAAACCCACTTTAGATAATATGGTTAAATTGTCAAGGGAGTTTACTAATGAAATTGAAATAGCTCCTGAGGAAACCATGGAAATCCTAAATGATCTTGATACATATGGAGTGAATGCGAGTATGGCTATGATTGGTCAAACAATCTTCTCGATTGAGTCTCCAGATATATTATCTAGGTTTGGGGAAGTTATCACTACAGGAATAGCAGATAGAGGGCCAATAATAATTGAGTTAAAGAAATGA